One genomic segment of Gemmatimonas aurantiaca includes these proteins:
- a CDS encoding DNA polymerase IV, whose translation MSTSATMPPSGDTGGDAPHHPPTPPRRILLIDADAFFVAVARQEDPEGAGKATLLIVGGRPGSRGVVCSASYECRAYGVRSAMPISRALKLCPQATCVPVPRHVCGQRSREIQAVLAQFAPVIQPSSIDEWYCDLGGTEALYGHEPLEMTAHRMREAVFAATGLRVSIGGGSSRLVAKMAVEMAKPKPGTGATGVCCVPPGSEEEFLRGFRLGDLPMVGPRFAARLERMGLETVEQAQRWPEEALVHRLGERAGRWLARRIRGRDESVVVPRDRQKQVSRETTFGRNLHDDDVVERELLRLAVRVSTDLRRQALRARTVTVKLRDADFRTRSAQRTLSTYIESERSVVRAAQPLLRQMRASRRAPVRLLGIALSHFEDEGDPLPAVQLGLFSGAGDPARAPEDPRETPRDRALVQALDRIRGRFGADAIVPARLVDSSRDTGPRVEE comes from the coding sequence GTGTCCACATCCGCGACCATGCCTCCGTCCGGTGATACCGGTGGTGATGCGCCCCATCACCCACCCACACCGCCGCGCCGCATCCTGCTCATCGACGCGGATGCGTTTTTTGTCGCGGTCGCCCGACAGGAAGATCCGGAAGGCGCCGGTAAGGCCACGCTGCTGATCGTGGGCGGCAGGCCCGGTTCCCGCGGTGTGGTGTGCTCTGCGTCGTACGAATGCCGCGCCTATGGCGTGCGATCGGCCATGCCCATCTCCCGGGCACTCAAGCTCTGTCCGCAGGCCACATGCGTACCAGTGCCCCGCCATGTGTGTGGACAGCGCAGCCGGGAGATTCAGGCCGTGCTCGCGCAGTTTGCCCCCGTCATTCAGCCATCGAGCATCGACGAGTGGTATTGCGACCTCGGCGGGACGGAGGCGCTATACGGTCACGAGCCACTCGAGATGACCGCACATCGCATGCGCGAGGCGGTGTTCGCGGCCACGGGACTTCGGGTGTCCATTGGTGGTGGCAGCTCGCGCCTGGTGGCGAAGATGGCCGTCGAGATGGCGAAGCCCAAGCCGGGAACGGGTGCGACCGGTGTGTGTTGTGTGCCCCCCGGCAGTGAGGAGGAGTTCCTGCGGGGCTTCCGTCTTGGCGACCTGCCCATGGTGGGGCCGCGTTTCGCCGCACGGCTCGAGCGCATGGGACTGGAGACGGTGGAGCAGGCGCAGCGGTGGCCGGAGGAGGCCCTCGTCCACCGGTTGGGTGAACGGGCGGGCCGTTGGCTGGCCCGACGGATCAGGGGGCGCGACGAGAGCGTCGTGGTGCCGCGCGATCGGCAGAAGCAGGTGAGTCGGGAGACGACGTTCGGCCGCAACCTGCACGACGATGACGTGGTGGAACGTGAACTGCTGCGCCTGGCCGTGCGGGTGAGCACCGACCTGCGCCGACAGGCACTGCGGGCCCGCACGGTCACCGTGAAGTTGCGGGACGCCGATTTCCGTACACGTTCGGCGCAACGCACCCTGAGCACCTATATCGAGTCGGAGCGTTCGGTGGTGCGTGCCGCGCAACCGCTGCTCCGGCAGATGCGGGCGTCCCGCCGGGCCCCGGTCCGGCTGCTGGGCATCGCGCTGTCGCACTTCGAAGACGAGGGAGACCCACTGCCGGCGGTGCAGTTGGGCCTCTTTTCCGGGGCTGGCGATCCGGCCAGGGCGCCCGAGGACCCCCGGGAGACGCCGCGCGACCGGGCGCTGGTGCAGGCGCTCGACCGGATCCGCGGACGGTTCGGGGCCGACGCGATCGTCCCGGCCCGCCTGGTCGACTCCAGCCGCGACACCGGCCCGAGGGTGGAAGAATGA
- the ybaK gene encoding Cys-tRNA(Pro) deacylase has translation MTPAILLARKARIPHEVLSYTHDPSAESYGKEAAEVLGLDPRTVFKTLVVDVEGVGLCCAVVPVQGMLDLKAMADAVGGRKAKMADQAAAERATGYIVGGISPLAQKKALPIVLDASASGFDRIHVSAGRRGLEIALAPADLLTLTKGRLAPIGRD, from the coding sequence GTGACACCAGCCATTCTGCTTGCCCGCAAGGCCAGGATACCACACGAGGTGCTGAGTTACACACACGATCCGTCCGCCGAGTCGTACGGCAAGGAGGCGGCCGAAGTGTTGGGACTCGATCCACGGACGGTCTTCAAGACATTGGTGGTCGATGTCGAGGGTGTGGGGCTCTGCTGCGCCGTGGTGCCGGTGCAGGGCATGCTGGATCTCAAGGCCATGGCCGATGCGGTGGGTGGACGCAAGGCGAAGATGGCCGACCAGGCGGCCGCCGAGCGCGCCACGGGATACATCGTGGGCGGCATCAGTCCGCTGGCGCAGAAGAAGGCGCTGCCCATCGTGCTCGATGCCAGCGCCAGCGGCTTCGATCGCATTCACGTGAGCGCCGGACGTCGCGGACTCGAGATCGCGTTGGCCCCGGCGGACCTGCTCACACTCACGAAGGGGCGACTGGCACCGATCGGACGGGACTGA